A genomic stretch from Alphaproteobacteria bacterium 33-17 includes:
- a CDS encoding fructose-6-phosphate aldolase (similar to novel fructose-6-phosphate aldolase from Escherichia coli; enzyme from Methanocaldococcus janaschii shows transaldolase activity), with product MQFFLDTADISEIEELNATGLVDGVTTNPSLIAKSGRDFKDVMKQICSIVKGPVSAEVVGTKFDEMVKEGEVLAKIADNITIKLPMTWEGLKACKYFSDKEIQTNVTLCFSANQALLAAKAGATFVSPFIGRLDDIGMEGMSLIEDMRVIFDNYMFNTQILAASIRTSEHVLRCAKAGADVGTMPAKIMKDLIKHPLTDNGLQAFLNDWSKTGQKI from the coding sequence ATGCAATTTTTCTTAGATACAGCTGATATTTCCGAAATTGAAGAATTAAACGCAACCGGATTAGTTGATGGCGTTACAACCAATCCAAGCCTTATCGCAAAGTCAGGCAGAGATTTCAAAGATGTTATGAAGCAAATTTGTTCAATTGTTAAAGGACCTGTTAGCGCTGAGGTTGTTGGAACAAAATTTGATGAAATGGTTAAGGAAGGCGAGGTTTTAGCAAAAATTGCCGATAATATTACTATTAAGTTGCCTATGACATGGGAAGGGCTTAAGGCTTGTAAATATTTCTCAGATAAAGAAATTCAAACAAATGTGACATTATGCTTCTCGGCAAATCAGGCATTGCTTGCGGCTAAAGCTGGCGCAACTTTTGTTTCGCCATTTATTGGAAGACTTGACGATATTGGCATGGAAGGAATGAGCCTTATTGAAGATATGAGGGTAATTTTTGACAATTACATGTTTAATACGCAAATTCTTGCTGCATCAATCAGAACAAGTGAGCATGTTTTAAGATGCGCTAAAGCAGGTGCAGACGTTGGGACAATGCCAGCAAAGATCATGAAGGACCTTATAAAGCACCCGCTTACAGATAACGGTCTTCAGGCATTTTTAAATGACTGGTCAAAAACAGGGCAGAAAATATAA